In the genome of Erythrolamprus reginae isolate rEryReg1 chromosome 13 unlocalized genomic scaffold, rEryReg1.hap1 SUPER_13_unloc_9, whole genome shotgun sequence, the window tgggtgagcagtgtggtcgggcggtagggaaagcaagtaggatgcttggctgcatagctagaggtatcacaagcaggaagagggagatggtgtatagagcgctggtgagaccccatttggaataatactgtgtccagttctggagacctcacctacaaaaagatattgacaaaattgaaggggtccaaagacgggctacaagaatggtggaaggtcttaagcataaaacgtatcaggaaagacttcatgaactcaatctgactTCTGGAGTGTTCTGCCTGGCCCAGAAACAAAGTAATTAACTTAAGACACAAACATTCACAAGCttataaaaaaaggaaacaaagataTACAGAAAGTTGCAAGCCTTGGCGTCTGCCGGAGTCATGTTAGTTTATGAGTCCAACAGGTCAGAGTTAATAACTCAAGTCAGCACAGAAGCCTTTCTGGCTTACGTCAGCCAAATTAACTCACGGCTTGAATGTCAGACTGTCCAAAGATATCCACAGCCAACAccaaaccacaattcatcaaaaACTGAGCGATAAACTCCCACATCGTCATCTTCAAAaacctcccctttttcaaggctgCGGCAGCGTCTTTAATTCTCAGCACCCGTGACCTAGAATCTGTTTCTGCGTTTGCGCAGCTGGCTCTTGGGGTCCCATCAATCTCCTAACCCGAACATTGAGAAGAGGATCGTTCGTTATGTCCGCCCCTCTCTGACTCAGAGGAAAccctggctggagatctgaccaACTCCATTTCCCTCTCTGCCACTCCAACCGCATCctcatccctttctccttctggttcactatctgattcctcctccagccagaGCCTTCTGTGATCAGACGGCTCCAACTTCTCTGAGCCATAGCAGCCATAGGAGCAACCACAACACGGAGAAAAGTGGTTACCTTTGGGATCCAGAAGAAGGTGGCAGTTGTAGATCCGTTGGGTGCTTTCCCAGTCTTTGCCTCTCTCGTGGAAACCTCCAAGGGATAGCCAGACTCCACATTCCCTGTCGGGAGAGAAGCAAAGGTTTGTTTCCACCTGGGGGTGCCTGATTGAGATTGTTTCTTCCTGAAACaaccttagaatagaatagaattctttattgggccaagtgtgattgtaaaagaattctattctattctaaacatgttttttacctcatgattcttgacaaatgtatattttcctttaggtacactgagagcatctgcaccgaagacaaattccttgtgtgtccaatcacacttggccaataaaaaaattatattctattctaaacgtgttttttacctcatgattcttgacaaatgtatattttcctttaggtacactgagagcatgtgcactgaagacaaattccttctgtgtccaatcacacttggccaataaaagaattctattctattctaaaagtgtcttttacctcatgattcttgacaaatgtatattttcctttaggtacactgagagcatctgcaccaaagacaaattccttctgtgtccaatcacacttggccaataaaagaattctattctattctaaacgtgtttttacctcatgattcttgacaaatgtatcttcttttatgtacaccgagagcatgtacaccaaagactaattccttgtgtgtccaatcacaattggccaataaaagaattctattctattctaaaagtgtttttacctcatgattcttgacaaatgtatgttctcttttaggtacactgagagcatgtgcactgaagacaaattccttgtgtgtccaatcacacttggccaataaaataattctattctattctaaaagtgttttttacctcataatttttgacaaatgtatattttcctttaggtacactaagagcatctgcaccaaagacacattccCTGTTGGGAGAGAAGCACAGGTTTATTTCCACCTGGGGGTGCGTGATTGAGATTGTTTCTTCCGGAAACaaccttagaatagaatagatttttttattgggccaagtgtgattggacacacaaggaatttgtctttggtgcagatgctctcagggtacataaaagaaaaagagacatttttcaagaatcaggagggaacaaacttgaacctatgattacaacacaggagggaagtgtttttcataggaaagtgaaccccaagaacaaggggggcacaatctgaagtgagttgggggcaaagatcagaagcaacgggagaaaatatgatttgactgaaagagtcatagatgcatggaacaaacttccagcagacgcagttggtcaatccacaggaactgaatgtaaacaagcctgggataaacatagatctatcctgagataaaatacaggaaatagtggaagggcagacgagatggaccatgaggtctttttctgcctcagtcttctatgtttctaacatgagaaaatattatctcactgaaagaatcgtagatgcttggaacaaacttccatgccagggataatcatatatccatcctaagataaaatacaggaaacagtataagggcagacgagatggacgatgaggtctttttctgccgtcagtcttctaggtttctaacttgagaaaatattatttcactgaaagagtagtagatgcttggaacaaacttccatgcctgggataaacatatatccatcctaagataaaaatacaggaaatagtatcagggcagactagatggaccccgAGGTCTTTTTTTTTAGTATGCTtatggaagtgtttttttttaaatcagaattttaaggattttttaaaaaatgtgtgttcATTGGATTGACCTCCTGTTGTCTTTTTGACActaaagggttcccctgaagaaaaaaaaattgaaaaacaatGCCCCATAGGGATCCAAATTCTTTGAGAAGGTATTGAGAGTTATCCCACCTGGCCAGGTGGACATAGCGCTGGAGGTACTCCCCCTCCAGGGGCTCTGCCAAGGCCAGGGTCTCCTCCGTGCAGCTCCCGATGAAGTCGAAGGCTTCCGGGAGGAAAACAACGCAGGCGTCCCTTCGCGTTGCCTCTCGGACCAGCTGGGAGCAAGCGGTCCAGTTGTGTTCTCGGTCCGGCGTCGACGTCACCTGGCAGACCGCAACGAGGGGCTTCGGTCCTCCGTCTCCTGAGGACATGGCTGGGGAGCTGGGgagaaaatataattataataataataataataataataataataataacaacaacaacaacaacaataataattaattaataataataataataataataataatactgtaaataataattataataaataataataatcattaataattaataataataattaataataataattaataataataatcattaataatcaataataataattaataataataataattaataataattaataataattattattaataattattaataataataattaataataataattaataagaataagaataagaagaagaagaagaagaagaagcatggGGAAAACTGAcataccccttagctactatggttttatggatggtttgtttgggttgtgtgatgacttttataataagggttttaaaatggttttttaaacattggatttgtacactgtattgttgttgtgagccgctccgagtcttcggagaggggcggcatacaaatctaataaataataataataatagtaataataataataataataataattattattattattattatgtcagtacaacacagcaaacgagatcactatgctggatttcgtatttcatccccagtcaggcgcttcccaagcacctaggattgcattattattattattattattattattattattattattattattatatcaatacaacacagcaaatgagatcactatgctggatttcgtatttcatccccagtcgggcgcttcccaagcacctaggattgcattattattattattattattattattattattattatgtcaatacaacacagcaaacgagatcactatgctggatttcgtatttcatccccagtcgggcgcttcccaagcattattataaattattattattattattattattattattattattattattcaaagatGGAGGCGTCCTCGACAGGCTCCGGGAAGTAAGCAAACCATCGGGTGATTTATGACCTGCTTTTATGGTTcctggctagcactgattagcccataaattctAGAAGGACTTGTGGAACGTTTTGATGTTATTTCTGAGATAATTAGCTTAACTgctaaagagagaaaggagaaagaaaaactgCAGGAGAGTTGATGTATAaatgggagaagaaggagaaataaagaaaatgttgtgggggtgttttttttttacaaatatgtgcctttagcaatcatttattccaataatTATCTGAATTAGCCTGCAACCAGAACGCGACCTGCCTTATTGCTCGGAGGGTGTCGTGCCAAAACAGCCCCAAGGTGAGTTACCTGTGGCCCGGTCCCTGGCTCTGGATCCTTCTAAAGTGTTTCCCAGCACCACACAGGACTTGCAAGGTCTTCTGGGCCACCCCTTTCAACCTAGAATGGTCAAAGGATGGAGAGGGTTTCGTTTCTAAGCTTCAAGGAGAACCTCTTCCAAACGTGGAGGAAGAGATAATAGGAAGAACCTaaggagagccatgctgaatcaggccaaagcccatcgagtccagcgttctgtgtccccccaattgtccatggggaccttgagcagaaagagaaggtcagaccttccctttcccttgaccaccaatgaatgggacccaagggaacactgcctgcctcaaccaacatagaggcagcacatggacatctgtttcaataagagagaaggaagggagggagggagggaggaagggagggagggaggagaaggaaggaaggcaagaaggaaggaaggagggagggagggaagggaaggatggaaggaaggaggagggagggaaggatggaaggaaggaaagaaggaaggaggggaaggaaggaaggagggaggaaggaaggaaagaaggatggaaggaaggaaggaaggagggagggaaggagggaaggaaggaaagaaggaaggagggaaggaaggaaggaaagaaggaaggagggaaggagggatggaaggaaggagggaggaaggaaggaaagaaggatggaaggaaggaagggatggaaggaaggaaggagggagggaaggaagggatggaaggaaggaaggaaggaaaaaggatggaaggaaggaaggaaggagggagggaaggatggaaggaaggaaggaaggaaagaaggatggaaggaaggatggaaagaaggatggatgaaaggaaggaaggaaagaaggaaggagggagggaaaggaaggaaggaaggaaagaagagacagacaatatagaaagaaggaaggaggagaaggaaggaagattagttatagaagagccacctttgcctatcCTTGCCTTAGCCAATCATGACTTAAGAtgagcggacttcaactcccagaattccccagccagcatccttttTAAGATggttggactacaattcccagaattccctagccagtatgctttaagaggggtggaccttcaactcccagaattcctcagacagcatcGTTTTGAAGATggttggactacaattcccagaattccctagccaatatgctttaagaggggtggacttcaactccagaattcctcagacagcatcCTTTTTAGATggttggactacaattcccagaattccgcagtcaGCATGCTTCAAAACAGGAAGACTCCAACTCCCCAGAattctttgctggctggggaatcctgggcattgaagtccaccCTTGTTAAAGGGGCCAACCCTGGAAAGCCTTGCGTTTGCagcccgcctccctccctcccagccctgcAACTCCCGCGCCCCACATTCCACTCCTGCTCCCGGTCCACGCGCGCCCCGAACAGCTTCCACGCCAGCGGCCGCTGCCTCAGGTTCCACCTCAGTCCATCTCGGAAGTCCACCGACTTCCCCTTAACAAAGATGGCGGCTCGGTCGCTCCACAGCGCCTCCTCATTTCCGCTTCCGCTCTCCCGATTTGAATTAACGTCCATCCTTTCGCCGTTTTTCCCCTCGAGGGCCGGTCACGTGACGGCGGCGGGCCGCCCTCAGCCGCGCCCTTAACAAACATGGATACTTCAGGATGTTGCCAGGGCTAAAATAAACCACTATTTTCCACAGCTTCGGGGTCGCCTTCGCTCTCCGGAGCGGGAATTTGGGTTTTAATGTGGACGTTGTTATATTTCCTGGGAAAGGAaaccggggtgggtggggggtgggtatTCCCTTGACAAAGATGGCGGCCGAAACGGCGCCAACGGCCGTTTCCGGTAGACCCCGGCCGATGCGACCCGGAAGTGGTGTTTCTCCCAGCCCTGAGGGAAGAGGGCGAAAGATGGCTGAGGAGGGGAAAGCCAAGACCGGCCCGGCGGCTGCTCCGACGGGCCCTGCCGGCGGCGGCGGGGCGGCCAAGCCTTTGACTCCCGAGCAGGTATCGCGTTGGGGCGGTCCGGGAAGCGAGCCGAGCGACGGGCTTCTGGGGCATGTGCAGAGAGCCCAGCCGAGCTGAAGGATGCGGTTGGCTGCGGTTGCCATGGGCGACCGCGCCGTTTCTCTCCCCGGAGCATGTGCAGAGCGCCCCGCCGGGGCCTGTCACGGGGCTCTTCGCCtcctttttttttccatttcttgtattaTGActcattttttactttttattcacCATTAATTAACTAGGAGCTGAATTCAAATCCTGCTCTGGGCCTGCaatgtgcgtttgtgtgtgtgtcagtcatagaaaacacaggtagtcctcgatttacgaccattTGCGTAGTCCCAACGGCACTGAAGGAAGGGCCTTCTGCTCATTGTTCACACTTTCCgtgttagatttttattttctccttcttaagaaaattagaaataaacTTTATTCAAACACACAAAAGACAAAGAATAAAACTCgcacaggaaaagaaaagaaaataaaagttggGCAATttgtgacattattattattattattatcatcatcatcatcatcattattatttattagatttgtatgccgcgcctctccaaagactcggggcggctcacaacaataatagaaacaatataacagtgagacaaatctcatattaaaaaataaaacatatataaaacgccagcaattaaaaccatacagcacatacatacccaaaataaaatataaaaaaagcctgtggcagggtgtctcagttcccccatgcctggcgacaaaggtgggtcttgagtaatttgcgaaagacaaggagggtgggggccgttctaatctctggggggagttgattcaagagggctggggccgccacagagaaggctcttcccctggggcccgccaaacgacattgtttggtcgacgggacccggagaaggccaactctgtgggaccttatcggccactgggattcgtgcggtagaaggcggttccggaggtattctggcccaatgccatgtacggctttaaaggtcattaccaacactttgaattgtgaccggaaactgattggcagccaatgctcTCGCTgccgtattctgcacgatctgaagtttccgaacacttttcagaggtcgccccatgtagagagcattgcagtaatcgaacctcgaggtgatgagggcatgagcgactgtgagcaatgactccctgtccaagtagggccgcaactggtgcaccaggcaaacctggacatgcctataatacaaatctaatggggcttatttactattacatgcATTATCTTTACATATATAcatcaaggaatctcctgggaggaaacagggccgggaaaggcagaaagaagcctccgtggggcctctctaggaatctcctgggaggaaatacggccggaaaaggcggggagaagcctccgtgggtcctctctaggaatctcctgggaggaaatacggccggaaaaggcagggagaagcctccgtgggtcctctctaggaatctcctgggaggaaatacggccggaaaaggcagggagaagcctccgtgggtcctctctaggaatctcctgggaggaaatacggccggaaaaggcagggagaagcctccgtggatcctctctaggaatctcctgggaggaaatagggccggaaaaggcagggagaagcctccgtggggcctctctaggaatctcctgggaggaaagaggaccggaaaaggtggggagaaccctccatggggcctctctaggaatctcctgggaggaaatagggccggaaaaggcagggagaagcctccgtggggcctctaggaatctcctgggaggcttGTCACGAATCCCGAGATCAAGGAAAACAAAGATGGCGATGTCTGTTTACCCTCGCTAGTAGATGATCGGGCGAGGGTGGCTAGAAAGAACAAATGGAAGCGGTTCTTGTTCCTCAACCTGGGCATCATTTTCCCTTCCAGGTGGTAGCAGGGTTCAACCGCCTCCGCCAGGAGCAAAGAGGTCTCGCTTCAAAGGCAGCTGAGCTGGAGATGGAGCTGAACGAACACAAGTAGGTCGTGGCCCCACGAATGGACAGCGGGGGCTCTGGGCAGAGAAAAGCCGGAGGTTTTGCTGCCTCAGttgcaattagaaacatagaaacatagaagactgacggcagaaaaacacctcatggtccatctagtctgcccttatgctatttcctgtgttttatcttaggatgaatttaagtttatcccaggcaggttttcattcagtttctgtggcttgaccaaccacatctgctgggagtttgtacCAAGCATCTACAATAATATTTCctgacgttgcttctgatctttcccccaactaacttcagattgtgtccccttgttcttgtattcactttcctattaaaaacacttccctcctggaccttatttaaccctttgacatatttaaatgttccgatcatgtcccccctttcccttctgtcctccagacttgagtccatgaagtctttcctgatcagtttgatgcttaaaaccttccaccattcttgtagcccgtctttggacccattccatTTAATCCATATCTCATTTTGTGGGTgagggtctccagaactggacacagtattgttccaaatggggtctcaccagcactctatacagcgggatcaccatctccctcttcctgcttgtgatacctctagctatgctagAGTCAATTAGGGTAGCTCAGATCCACCTAGTACACCTGGTGCTATAATTTGAGACCCAGGTTTCTGTTGCCGAGCGTGACGctgaagtgagctttgccccacttgcgacctttcttgccccggttgttaagcgaatcacttccAACATTGGCAACATAGTTGTTCGATGACTTTTACTTGGAAATCTCCTGACCTGCGGACATGACAAGCAtataaacattcttctttgcagagggttaacaatgaaagagcttgcaagccggtaaaagctgggaacattgttagcacctggttagggctggaaagaaactaactcggagcaagttagaggaaTGAAAACTTGGACGCAATTTAattaccagcctcttttagggaggaaaagggcgcgtcttatacaccgaaaaatgtggtatatgccccttcccagtgctttacagtttatagagagtaagcatattattgcccccaacaatctgggtcctcatttgacccacctcggaaggatggaaagctgagtcaaccttgggcctattgagattcgatctgccaaacggcTGGCGGCCAGtaatcagcagaagcagcctgccagtactacactctaaccactgcgccaaggAGGCTCGTTCCAAATAGGACACCATGGGCCAGCAGTGAGGCTTCCTAGATCCTTCCCTTGTGTGTAGCCTTGCCCGGAGATGCCGAGCTGAGCTTGCGATTCCCGTCTCCTTCCGCAGGTTGGTGATTGAGACCCTCAGAGAGGTGGACCCGTCCAGGAAGTGCTTCCGCATGGTGGGAGGGGTGCTGGTGGAGCGCACCGTCAAGGAAGTCCTCCCCGCCCTGGAGAACAACAAGGATCAGGTAAGCCGGAGTCGTCTGACCGGAAGACGGACAGCAGACGGcagagaaaaaaacaacaaccccatgcATAAAtcaatacaggggtacctctaccgaCGAACGCCTCGCCTTACAAACTttgctagataagaaccaggtgttcaagatttttttgcctcttctcatgaaccattttccacttacaaacccgagactccgaaactgtaaccggaaaaggcggggagaagcctccgtggggcctctctaggaatctcctgggagtaaacagggccggaaaaggcagggagaagcctccgtggggcctctctaggaatctcctgggaggaaacaggtggaaaaggtggggagaagcctctgtggggcctctctaggaatctcctgggaggaaacagggccggaaaaggcagggagaagcctccgtgggggcctctctaggaatctcctgggaggaaacaggcggaaaaggtggggagaagcctctgtggggcctctctaggaatctcctgggaggaaacagggccggaaaaggcaggg includes:
- the PFDN2 gene encoding prefoldin subunit 2 gives rise to the protein MAAETAPTAVSGRPRPMRPGSGVSPSPEGRGRKMAEEGKAKTGPAAAPTGPAGGGGAAKPLTPEQVVAGFNRLRQEQRGLASKAAELEMELNEHKLVIETLREVDPSRKCFRMVGGVLVERTVKEVLPALENNKDQINKIIETLSQQLQTKGRELNEFREKHNIRLMGEEEQKPPAKESPEGAAAKSSSAGVLVS